A window of bacterium contains these coding sequences:
- a CDS encoding T9SS type A sorting domain-containing protein has protein sequence MGLFDRISRNQKKAIKQPHSLWFLCFVTSLSLCIIPNLLYARDSLNVRWAGGWPVGCADNVELGVINNHKYCFLTSGASIIIMNIDNAQNPCEIARINGQNDRPKSFFSNNYLYVASEERLMIYDVSNPQSPQFTGDYWGTYAVWGVWVKNRYAYVIDGPILRIVDVANPTAPYQVNSCSTATTSYFNCLAGKDDYIYCTGFGGTMYVINVQNPEQPFVCYELIVGQCFSITIYGNYLYIPNYFNDLTDIYDISLSWLPTHVGHILEGVGASVAVNGNYLYRTFANPALYRIYLGVYDISNPASPVRTDSVLLPGYGYYYSSAGIAGKGGYVYMAQVLGGFRIFDVYDPQDVYEISHYQTSGCNGSLFVKGNYAYLGEYSGIQKFLSIVDVSDPQNCAEIGRLAFNTDIRHIWVQGNYAYVTDDSGAMHIVDVSAPANPIRVGYYLFPSYWGARGIFVKDTFAYVSFFDPQVGIRVINVSDPTNPYEIGFCDSTESSYKIIGCDNYLYVSGYSYYHGAQLWIININDPHMPFICSYEGACDGNLWLSNDRVYIASWNDSLYIVDVSNPADPHLIGYYPYNADDVFSEDNLVYLSRSGYQLARVIDCSDPYNPTETGHYFCPTMEGVYWALRLFYANGYIYVSQWHLGLHIYKYYGVSVEETQSISVIPNLAVKNTKAFFEFTYCLSKDSPVEISVIDVAGRVVSKRQFNRSKGSHSERIHKESLASGVYFLQVESLDWKSAFKFVVIK, from the coding sequence ATGGGGCTGTTTGACAGAATTAGCCGTAACCAAAAAAAGGCTATTAAACAGCCCCATTCTTTATGGTTCCTCTGTTTCGTTACGTCACTGAGTTTATGCATAATCCCGAATCTGCTTTATGCTCGCGATTCCTTGAATGTCCGGTGGGCTGGCGGCTGGCCCGTCGGTTGCGCCGATAACGTGGAACTCGGCGTCATTAACAATCATAAATACTGTTTTCTGACTTCGGGCGCTTCGATTATCATCATGAACATAGATAACGCCCAGAATCCGTGTGAAATCGCCCGCATCAACGGTCAGAATGACCGGCCTAAATCTTTTTTCAGCAATAATTACCTGTATGTCGCTTCCGAAGAACGGCTGATGATCTATGATGTTAGCAATCCTCAATCACCACAATTCACCGGCGATTACTGGGGCACCTACGCGGTATGGGGCGTTTGGGTCAAAAACCGTTATGCCTATGTCATCGATGGTCCCATCTTGCGCATTGTTGATGTCGCCAATCCCACGGCTCCCTATCAGGTAAACAGTTGCAGCACAGCCACAACATCTTATTTCAATTGCCTTGCCGGAAAAGATGATTACATCTATTGCACGGGCTTTGGCGGCACCATGTATGTCATCAACGTCCAAAACCCGGAGCAGCCGTTTGTTTGCTATGAATTGATAGTCGGCCAGTGTTTTAGTATAACGATTTATGGCAACTACTTATATATCCCCAACTACTTTAATGACCTCACCGATATCTACGATATCTCCCTATCCTGGCTTCCCACTCATGTTGGTCATATCCTTGAGGGTGTCGGTGCTTCTGTAGCGGTCAATGGTAATTATTTATATCGGACTTTTGCCAATCCGGCGTTATATAGGATATACTTGGGCGTTTACGATATATCCAACCCGGCATCGCCCGTAAGAACCGATAGCGTGCTCCTGCCCGGATATGGATATTATTACAGCAGCGCTGGTATCGCCGGTAAGGGTGGTTATGTTTACATGGCGCAGGTACTGGGTGGTTTCAGGATTTTTGATGTGTATGATCCTCAGGATGTTTATGAAATCAGTCATTATCAAACCTCTGGTTGTAACGGCAGTCTGTTTGTTAAAGGTAATTACGCCTATCTGGGCGAATATTCGGGGATCCAGAAATTTCTGTCCATTGTGGATGTGTCCGATCCCCAGAACTGCGCTGAGATCGGCCGGCTGGCTTTTAATACCGATATCCGGCATATCTGGGTACAGGGCAACTACGCGTATGTAACCGACGATTCCGGCGCCATGCATATCGTCGATGTCAGCGCACCGGCAAATCCAATCAGAGTGGGTTATTATTTATTTCCGAGTTATTGGGGTGCTCGAGGGATTTTTGTAAAAGATACTTTTGCATATGTTTCGTTTTTCGATCCCCAAGTGGGCATACGGGTAATCAATGTATCAGATCCAACAAATCCATACGAAATTGGTTTTTGTGATTCCACCGAATCAAGCTATAAAATAATTGGTTGTGATAATTATCTTTACGTATCCGGTTATAGTTATTATCATGGCGCACAACTTTGGATCATTAATATTAATGATCCGCATATGCCATTTATTTGCAGTTATGAAGGTGCTTGCGATGGTAATTTATGGTTGAGTAATGACCGCGTGTACATAGCAAGTTGGAATGATTCATTATATATAGTCGATGTCAGCAATCCAGCAGATCCACATCTCATTGGATATTATCCTTATAATGCCGATGACGTATTTTCAGAAGACAATTTGGTTTACTTAAGCCGCTCGGGTTATCAATTAGCGCGAGTCATCGATTGTTCCGATCCCTATAATCCAACTGAAACCGGCCATTATTTTTGTCCGACAATGGAAGGAGTATACTGGGCCTTACGTTTATTCTACGCTAACGGCTATATTTATGTCTCCCAATGGCATCTTGGACTGCATATTTACAAATATTACGGTGTGAGTGTTGAGGAAACGCAGAGTATCTCTGTAATTCCGAACCTCGCTGTCAAAAATACAAAAGCATTTTTTGAATTTACTTACTGTCTATCTAAGGATT